One Corynebacterium uterequi DNA segment encodes these proteins:
- a CDS encoding MerR family transcriptional regulator, with amino-acid sequence MNSQQPQAIQETLFDIGPGEEVGYRVPIACQVAGITYRQLDYWARTDLVKPSIRGAHGSGSQRLYSFRDILVLKIVKRLLDAGISLQNIRLAVEKLRNRGVNDIAEITLVSDGATVYELRSADEVIDLLGGGQGVFGIAVPGIVRELTGTIASFPAERVDLESERAAIDELAARRARKSS; translated from the coding sequence GTGAACTCACAACAGCCCCAAGCGATACAGGAAACCCTCTTCGACATCGGACCCGGCGAAGAAGTCGGCTACCGAGTGCCCATCGCCTGCCAGGTGGCGGGAATCACCTACCGTCAGCTGGACTACTGGGCCCGCACGGATTTGGTCAAACCCTCCATTCGAGGCGCCCACGGTTCCGGTTCGCAGCGGCTGTATTCCTTCCGGGACATCCTCGTCCTGAAGATCGTTAAACGCCTGCTTGATGCGGGGATTTCGCTGCAGAACATCCGCCTGGCGGTGGAGAAGCTGCGCAACCGTGGCGTCAACGATATTGCGGAGATCACGCTCGTCTCCGATGGCGCCACCGTCTATGAGCTGCGCTCCGCCGACGAGGTCATCGACCTGCTCGGCGGCGGGCAAGGAGTGTTCGGGATTGCAGTGCCCGGAATCGTGAGGGAGCTGACGGGAACCATCGCGTCTTTTCCGGCTGAGCGGGTAGACCTCGAGAGCGAGCGGGCCGCTATCGATGAGCTGGCCGCTCGTCGCGCCCGCAAGTCCTCCTAG
- a CDS encoding PaaI family thioesterase, whose product MDTAKEHALLLELIARAAVAPLGEHDLAELNARNVGFDRTLGLRYTRVGADGVTCELDVTEAHLQPAGIVNGGVYAALAESAASLAGMVAAGAPVVGVTNSTDFIAATGSGTLRAVATPVQLGRRTQLWSVEVTRNGKLLSRTTLRTMPART is encoded by the coding sequence ATGGACACCGCGAAGGAACACGCACTACTGCTTGAGCTCATCGCCCGCGCCGCTGTGGCGCCATTGGGGGAGCACGACCTGGCCGAACTCAACGCTCGAAACGTCGGGTTCGACCGAACACTCGGGCTTCGCTACACCCGGGTAGGAGCCGACGGGGTGACCTGCGAACTCGACGTCACCGAGGCACACCTCCAGCCGGCTGGCATCGTCAACGGCGGGGTCTACGCAGCGCTGGCTGAGTCGGCGGCCTCCTTGGCCGGCATGGTCGCCGCCGGAGCTCCCGTGGTGGGGGTTACTAACTCCACGGATTTTATTGCTGCGACGGGTTCCGGAACTCTGCGCGCTGTCGCCACCCCCGTTCAACTCGGGCGTCGTACTCAACTGTGGTCAGTTGAGGTCACTCGCAACGGCAAGCTGCTATCGCGGACGACGCTACGCACCATGCCAGCACGAACCTAG
- the ftsR gene encoding transcriptional regulator FtsR, translating into MSSVARRPEPQRPVSSAKTMSIGKALERLTPEFPDITVSKIRYLETEGLITPQRTASGYRRYTDGDVERLRYILIEQRDNYLPLKVIREHLEAMENGELAVLSVVPEPSAVATPALPPTSAARLTMGDIADRIGRDIDEVAELVDAHLLVPDDAGLFTADDVAVASASLTLTDQGFAMSNLKRLLTASQRQADMIAQVAAPAGTSGTYTSRAQALETSRQLSTQVVALHAALLAQAIRAEFER; encoded by the coding sequence GTGAGTAGTGTAGCCCGTCGCCCTGAGCCTCAGCGCCCGGTATCGTCAGCCAAGACGATGTCCATCGGCAAGGCGCTGGAGCGATTGACCCCGGAATTTCCCGATATCACGGTGTCGAAGATCCGATATCTGGAAACCGAGGGACTAATTACCCCGCAACGCACCGCCTCCGGGTACCGTCGCTACACCGACGGTGACGTGGAGCGTCTGCGCTACATACTTATTGAGCAGCGGGACAACTACCTTCCGCTGAAAGTTATCCGTGAGCACCTCGAAGCCATGGAGAACGGCGAGCTGGCGGTCCTTTCGGTAGTACCGGAACCCTCGGCCGTGGCGACTCCGGCACTGCCACCAACGAGTGCTGCGCGGCTCACAATGGGCGATATAGCCGACCGGATCGGGCGGGACATCGACGAGGTCGCAGAGCTCGTCGACGCGCATCTGCTGGTGCCTGACGATGCTGGGTTGTTTACCGCGGATGACGTGGCGGTGGCCTCCGCCTCGCTGACGTTGACCGATCAGGGCTTCGCCATGAGCAATCTCAAGCGGCTCCTTACCGCCTCGCAACGGCAGGCCGACATGATTGCGCAGGTGGCGGCGCCTGCTGGAACGTCCGGTACGTATACCTCGCGCGCCCAGGCACTCGAGACCAGCCGGCAACTGTCCACGCAGGTGGTCGCGCTACACGCGGCGTTGCTTGCCCAGGCGATCCGCGCTGAGTTTGAGCGGTAG
- a CDS encoding DEAD/DEAH box helicase gives MTSFAELGLPVPLVHVLSNQGMREAFPIQEATIPDVLAGRDVLGRGPTGSGKTFAFGLPTLVRLSELGPASPGAPRGLILSPTRELTMQIRQRLDEPAASLGLTVADVVGGVNINNHIRALSRRVDLLVATPGRAQDLINQGYLSLDDVRITVLDEADHMADMGFIPQVIKLLDRTPKKGQRLLFSATLDGDVDKIVNRYLHRPVTHSTAPAQAVVDTMRHVQLLVADRETHTETVARIAGREGKTIMFMRAKHRVDRQVKKLRRIGINAMGLHGDKSQGARTRAIEGFADGSVPVLVATDIAARGIDIGDVSLVVHIDPPAEHKAYVHRAGRTARAGTSGTVVTLVQPEQRDAVAALMRKANVTSTVVEVTPDSPELATITGAQKVTGAPLPPPGQPAKPKKNPKSAKSAKSGRSARNTKQPIARPRGSGRGRRRS, from the coding sequence ATGACTTCCTTCGCCGAGCTCGGCCTTCCCGTCCCCCTTGTTCACGTGCTCTCAAACCAGGGCATGCGGGAGGCGTTTCCCATCCAGGAGGCGACCATCCCGGACGTCCTCGCCGGGCGCGACGTCCTCGGCCGCGGGCCCACAGGTTCGGGAAAGACCTTCGCCTTCGGGCTGCCCACCCTGGTGCGCCTCAGTGAGCTGGGTCCTGCCTCCCCTGGGGCCCCGCGCGGGTTGATCCTTTCCCCCACCCGCGAACTGACCATGCAGATTCGCCAGCGCCTCGACGAGCCCGCTGCCAGCCTCGGCCTGACCGTCGCGGATGTGGTCGGCGGCGTCAACATTAACAACCACATCCGGGCCCTATCGCGGCGGGTGGACCTGCTCGTCGCCACTCCGGGACGCGCCCAGGACCTCATCAACCAGGGCTACCTCAGCCTCGACGATGTCCGCATCACCGTCCTCGACGAGGCCGATCACATGGCCGATATGGGATTCATCCCGCAGGTCATCAAGCTGCTCGATCGCACCCCCAAGAAGGGCCAGCGCCTGTTGTTCTCCGCCACCCTCGACGGTGACGTGGACAAGATCGTCAACCGTTATCTGCACCGCCCGGTGACGCATTCGACCGCGCCGGCCCAGGCCGTCGTCGACACGATGCGTCACGTTCAGCTGCTCGTGGCCGACCGGGAGACCCACACGGAGACTGTGGCTCGGATCGCCGGCCGAGAAGGCAAGACCATCATGTTCATGCGGGCGAAGCACCGCGTTGACCGGCAGGTGAAGAAGCTGCGTCGTATCGGCATCAACGCGATGGGCTTGCACGGGGATAAGTCTCAGGGCGCGCGGACCCGCGCCATCGAAGGCTTCGCCGACGGCTCCGTCCCCGTGCTGGTGGCCACCGACATCGCCGCCCGCGGCATCGATATCGGCGACGTCTCCCTCGTCGTCCACATCGACCCGCCCGCTGAGCACAAGGCCTACGTCCACCGAGCAGGGCGCACCGCCCGAGCCGGGACCAGCGGCACCGTCGTCACCCTCGTTCAGCCCGAGCAGCGTGACGCCGTCGCCGCACTCATGCGCAAGGCCAACGTCACGTCCACCGTGGTCGAGGTCACTCCGGACTCGCCTGAGCTCGCCACGATCACCGGTGCCCAGAAGGTCACGGGCGCTCCCCTGCCGCCGCCCGGTCAACCAGCTAAGCCGAAGAAGAACCCCAAGTCGGCCAAGTCGGCCAAGTCTGGGCGTTCGGCGCGTAATACGAAGCAGCCGATTGCCCGGCCGCGTGGCAGCGGACGGGGGCGTCGTCGCTCATGA
- a CDS encoding NAD(P)/FAD-dependent oxidoreductase yields MTENIYRPEGGRHHVVIIGSGFGGVFAAKELDHANVDVTLIDRTNHHLFQPLLYQVATGILSSGEIAPQTRQVLRKQDNVEVVKGEVVDIDLDAKLVHTRLGHYDRSYSYDSLIVSAGASQSYFGNDHFAEFAPGMKTIDDALEIRARLVGAFERAEITDDPAEREALLTFVVVGAGPTGVEIAGQIAEMANRTLKGEFTQFRPESAKIILMDGASQVLPPFGKRLGRNAQRQLEKLGVTVKLNALVTDVTADAVTYKSTKDDSVHTIKSKTKIWSAGVQASSLGKIIADQAGATVDRAGKVEVNRDLTVGNDKNVFVIGDMMSLDRLPGVAQTAIQGGQYAAQQIAKEADGEQTPEERPDFEYFDKGSMAIISRFSGVAKIGKVEVTGFIGWVLWLTVHIMFLVGFRNRMVSAINWGINSVSPTRTNLATTWQQYVARTQLDYAAPSETPVDSRREVEAEEEQ; encoded by the coding sequence ATGACCGAGAACATTTACCGTCCGGAAGGCGGCCGCCACCACGTCGTTATCATCGGCTCCGGCTTCGGCGGTGTGTTTGCTGCCAAGGAACTCGACCACGCAAACGTCGACGTCACCTTGATCGACCGGACCAACCACCACCTCTTCCAGCCCTTGCTCTATCAGGTGGCCACCGGCATCCTCTCCTCCGGAGAGATCGCACCCCAGACTCGTCAGGTGCTGCGCAAGCAGGACAATGTCGAGGTCGTCAAGGGTGAGGTCGTCGACATCGATCTCGACGCCAAGCTCGTCCATACCCGCCTGGGCCACTACGACCGCTCGTACTCCTACGATTCGCTCATCGTCTCCGCGGGTGCGAGCCAGTCTTACTTCGGCAACGACCACTTTGCCGAGTTCGCCCCGGGCATGAAGACCATCGACGACGCGCTGGAGATCCGCGCCCGGCTCGTCGGCGCCTTCGAGCGCGCCGAAATCACCGACGACCCGGCAGAGCGCGAGGCGCTGCTAACCTTCGTCGTCGTTGGCGCAGGCCCGACCGGCGTCGAGATCGCCGGCCAGATCGCCGAGATGGCCAATCGCACGCTCAAGGGCGAGTTCACCCAGTTCCGGCCGGAATCCGCCAAAATTATCCTTATGGACGGCGCCTCGCAGGTGCTGCCACCGTTCGGCAAGCGCCTGGGCCGGAATGCCCAGCGCCAACTGGAGAAGCTCGGCGTGACGGTCAAACTCAACGCCCTGGTCACGGATGTCACCGCCGACGCGGTCACGTACAAGTCCACGAAGGACGACTCGGTGCACACCATCAAGTCCAAGACGAAGATCTGGTCGGCTGGCGTGCAGGCCTCCTCACTGGGCAAGATCATCGCCGATCAGGCAGGCGCCACTGTTGACCGCGCCGGCAAGGTGGAGGTCAACCGCGACCTCACGGTCGGCAACGATAAGAACGTGTTCGTCATCGGCGACATGATGTCCCTCGATCGCCTGCCGGGCGTGGCCCAGACGGCTATCCAGGGCGGTCAGTACGCCGCGCAGCAGATCGCGAAGGAGGCCGACGGCGAGCAGACCCCCGAGGAGCGGCCGGACTTCGAGTACTTCGACAAGGGCTCCATGGCCATCATCTCCCGCTTCTCCGGCGTCGCCAAGATCGGCAAGGTGGAGGTCACCGGTTTCATCGGCTGGGTCCTGTGGCTGACCGTCCACATCATGTTCCTCGTCGGCTTCCGCAACCGCATGGTCTCGGCGATCAACTGGGGCATCAACTCCGTCTCCCCCACCCGGACGAACCTGGCCACGACGTGGCAGCAGTACGTGGCCCGCACCCAGCTCGACTACGCAGCCCCCTCGGAGACGCCCGTCGACTCGCGCCGCGAGGTCGAAGCCGAGGAGGAGCAGTAA
- a CDS encoding SAM-dependent methyltransferase, whose product MTAEHLRVIDADLWPTVAYPVRIPVVGALAARAAEAHFASALRKAGLEAGAQGDLCILHDELFDRLAASGWTGFAESYLAGEWTTPDLTAVLTALVSSGFKPRTPKPPAKIDDSGVGEIPPDLVALYAGDGMSTFGAVFSSAVPTTVRTAVPSYLPGKDHGRNTHLVDVRRLSEPRSVEREDVGDGQRRSVELLLDAARVRSGSRVLDFPASGGAVAIAASRRGATVDSMTGDVDMARAMRARLRDAAAMSSVNVVVRDSVLSGAPDWHERYDAIVSMERLETVSRAQRVAMLRGMDRLLEVGGRAAIQMMVATDELSSAGACSLRVLNHYIYSGIGFPTVDDVYRLVDRNTRLRVVGQTHLGAHASRGYRFEAESFAAHTREAAAAGFDAVYRRLWAYQFALREALMNLGMLDCVQFELTHRHRGGRR is encoded by the coding sequence ATGACAGCTGAGCACCTCCGCGTCATCGACGCCGATTTGTGGCCCACCGTGGCCTACCCGGTGCGCATACCCGTCGTCGGCGCACTTGCCGCTCGGGCCGCGGAGGCGCACTTCGCCTCCGCACTGCGTAAAGCCGGTCTTGAAGCGGGGGCGCAGGGTGATCTGTGTATCTTGCACGACGAGCTTTTCGACCGGCTGGCGGCCTCCGGATGGACGGGTTTCGCCGAGTCCTACCTGGCCGGTGAGTGGACGACGCCGGACCTCACCGCGGTGCTCACCGCCTTAGTGTCTTCAGGTTTCAAGCCCCGTACGCCGAAACCTCCGGCGAAAATCGACGATTCAGGCGTGGGGGAGATCCCGCCGGACCTCGTGGCCCTGTATGCGGGCGACGGCATGAGCACGTTCGGGGCGGTATTCTCCTCCGCCGTGCCGACGACGGTCCGCACTGCCGTTCCCAGCTACCTGCCGGGCAAAGACCACGGGCGCAACACGCACCTCGTGGACGTGCGTCGACTCAGTGAGCCACGCAGCGTCGAGCGGGAGGACGTCGGTGATGGGCAACGGCGAAGCGTCGAACTGCTCCTCGACGCCGCCCGGGTGCGCTCCGGGTCCCGGGTACTGGACTTTCCGGCATCCGGCGGTGCGGTGGCAATCGCGGCGAGTCGTCGGGGCGCGACCGTGGACTCCATGACGGGGGATGTGGACATGGCCCGCGCAATGCGCGCTCGACTGCGCGACGCGGCGGCGATGAGCTCGGTGAACGTCGTCGTCAGGGACTCGGTGCTATCTGGGGCTCCCGACTGGCACGAGCGCTACGACGCCATCGTCTCTATGGAGCGGCTGGAGACGGTCAGCCGCGCTCAGCGCGTGGCCATGCTGCGCGGGATGGACCGATTGCTGGAAGTCGGTGGCCGGGCAGCCATCCAGATGATGGTTGCTACCGACGAGCTGTCCTCCGCCGGGGCGTGCAGTCTCCGGGTGCTTAATCACTACATTTACAGCGGGATCGGTTTCCCGACCGTTGACGACGTCTACCGCCTGGTGGACCGAAATACTCGTCTGCGCGTAGTAGGGCAGACCCACCTCGGTGCTCACGCTAGCCGTGGCTACCGTTTCGAAGCCGAGAGCTTTGCCGCGCATACACGAGAGGCGGCGGCCGCCGGCTTCGATGCCGTCTACCGCCGCCTCTGGGCCTATCAATTCGCGCTGCGAGAAGCCCTCATGAATCTCGGCATGCTCGACTGCGTGCAATTCGAGCTCACCCACCGCCATCGGGGCGGGCGCCGCTAG
- a CDS encoding magnesium and cobalt transport protein CorA, with amino-acid sequence MAGGDASMPERGSRLSVPLERCIDHCKLIIDGRRLPGEFSIASARTHLREQVAGGGRGYVWLGLHEPNETQMLRIADQFGIHELIVEDAVSAHQRPKVERYDDQLFLVVRSVHFTDDEKVTNTRDVIGTGEVQMLLGADFIITVRHGAAVPDLLSDIDADPELYSEGPSAVAYRVADGLVDQYLKITNLLELEVDELEEEVFTPGSDFSIDRIYLFKREILEMRHSTDPLATALSNLIKNHKDIIPKRVRQYFRDVLDNEMRVRDDVDGFDERLTALLDASVAKVTLQQNQDMRAISAFVGMAAVPTLIAGIYGMNFEHMPELGSRYGYYVVLAIIAALIVVMAWWFRRNKWL; translated from the coding sequence ATGGCTGGTGGAGATGCATCCATGCCGGAACGTGGTTCACGGTTGAGCGTTCCGCTGGAGCGCTGCATTGACCATTGCAAACTCATCATCGATGGGCGGCGGCTTCCGGGCGAGTTCAGCATCGCGTCGGCGCGCACCCACCTCCGCGAGCAGGTGGCCGGCGGAGGGCGTGGCTATGTGTGGCTGGGCCTGCACGAGCCGAATGAGACCCAGATGCTGCGCATCGCCGACCAATTCGGCATCCACGAACTCATCGTGGAGGACGCTGTGTCCGCCCACCAGCGCCCGAAGGTTGAGCGCTACGACGACCAGTTGTTCCTTGTCGTTCGCTCGGTCCACTTCACCGACGATGAGAAGGTCACCAACACCCGTGACGTGATCGGCACAGGTGAGGTTCAGATGCTGCTCGGGGCGGACTTCATCATCACGGTTCGCCACGGCGCCGCGGTGCCCGACCTGTTGTCGGACATCGATGCGGATCCGGAACTCTACTCGGAAGGTCCGTCCGCCGTGGCATATCGGGTGGCAGACGGGCTGGTGGACCAGTACCTCAAGATCACCAACCTGCTAGAGCTTGAGGTGGACGAGCTCGAGGAGGAGGTCTTCACCCCGGGATCAGATTTCAGCATCGATCGCATTTACCTGTTTAAGCGAGAGATCCTCGAGATGCGCCACTCCACGGATCCGCTGGCGACGGCGCTGTCGAATCTCATCAAGAACCACAAGGACATTATTCCCAAACGCGTGCGCCAGTACTTCCGGGACGTCCTTGATAACGAAATGCGCGTTCGCGACGACGTCGACGGTTTCGACGAGCGGCTCACCGCTTTGCTCGACGCCTCGGTCGCCAAAGTGACCCTCCAGCAGAATCAAGACATGCGCGCCATATCCGCTTTTGTCGGCATGGCGGCGGTTCCGACGCTCATCGCCGGCATTTACGGCATGAACTTCGAGCACATGCCGGAGCTCGGATCGCGCTACGGCTATTACGTGGTATTGGCGATCATCGCGGCCTTGATCGTCGTGATGGCGTGGTGGTTCCGTCGGAATAAGTGGCTTTAG
- a CDS encoding bifunctional nuclease family protein, translating to MAEDKSAVRVLGVRQLGPERFPCVVLEWIGRGRVLPVWVSVVDAVEIASLVSGQAPDRPSTAQVLADVLTRLAGGVDELSILSNVDGLMVAQIRTGGGEALDARPSDVLKLAVLLDSEVLVDQEMLAEFSLSIPEEELAEYLDVSVEPPADAMAEGSADNADEELADMLRQLDERDMPGDEQ from the coding sequence ATGGCAGAGGACAAGAGCGCGGTGCGCGTGTTGGGGGTGCGCCAGCTGGGCCCAGAGAGGTTCCCGTGCGTGGTATTGGAGTGGATTGGACGAGGCCGCGTGTTGCCGGTATGGGTTTCTGTGGTCGACGCGGTGGAGATCGCGTCACTGGTCTCTGGCCAGGCCCCTGATCGCCCGTCGACGGCACAGGTCCTCGCGGACGTGCTCACCCGGCTCGCCGGCGGCGTCGACGAGCTCAGCATTCTCAGCAACGTTGACGGCCTCATGGTGGCTCAGATCCGCACCGGCGGGGGCGAGGCGCTCGACGCCCGCCCGTCGGACGTGCTCAAACTTGCGGTGCTGCTCGACAGCGAGGTGCTCGTGGACCAAGAGATGCTCGCCGAGTTTTCGTTGTCGATTCCCGAGGAGGAATTGGCAGAATATCTTGATGTTTCCGTGGAACCGCCGGCAGATGCCATGGCCGAGGGCAGTGCGGATAACGCGGATGAGGAGTTGGCGGACATGCTCCGGCAGTTGGATGAGCGCGATATGCCAGGTGACGAACAGTAG
- the gndA gene encoding NADP-dependent phosphogluconate dehydrogenase produces the protein MTTDQNLAQIGVVGLAVMGSNLARNFASRGHKVAVFNRTFAKTEQFMADFGETGDFVAGETVEEFVASLEKPRRAIIMVQAGKATDAVIEQLSEAMDEGDIIIDGGNALFTDTIRREAEIASRNQHFVGAGISGGEEGALKGPSIMPGGPKESWEALGPLFESIAARAEDGTPCVTHVGPDGAGHFVKMVHNGIEYADMQVIGEAYQLLRFGAGLTPAEIADVFTEWNAGDLNSFLIEITAEVLRQVDAETGKPLVDVILDAAGQKGTGRWTVKEALDLGVPTTGIGEAVFARALSSSLSQRKAAQGNLPTGALKSFEDLGVEKAEFVEEVRKALYASKLVAYAQGFDEVKAGSIEHDWGINPGDMAMIWRAGCIIRAVFLERIKEAYDNNPELESLLLDPYFNGELADLMDAWRNVVVYSTQLGLGAPVFTSSLAYYDSLRAERLPAAIVQGQRDFFGAHTYKRIDKEGTFHTEWSGDRSETTLS, from the coding sequence ATGACCACTGATCAGAACCTTGCGCAGATTGGCGTCGTTGGCCTGGCCGTTATGGGCTCCAACCTCGCCCGGAACTTCGCCTCCCGCGGCCACAAGGTGGCCGTCTTCAACCGTACCTTCGCCAAGACCGAGCAGTTCATGGCTGACTTCGGCGAAACTGGCGACTTCGTTGCCGGCGAGACCGTCGAAGAGTTCGTTGCTTCCCTGGAGAAGCCGCGCCGCGCCATCATCATGGTGCAGGCCGGTAAGGCCACTGACGCTGTTATTGAGCAGCTGTCTGAGGCTATGGACGAAGGCGACATCATCATCGACGGCGGCAACGCCCTGTTCACCGACACGATCCGCCGCGAGGCCGAGATCGCGTCGCGGAACCAGCACTTCGTCGGCGCCGGCATCTCCGGCGGCGAAGAGGGCGCCCTCAAGGGCCCGTCGATCATGCCGGGCGGCCCGAAGGAGTCCTGGGAGGCTCTCGGCCCGCTGTTCGAGTCCATCGCCGCTCGCGCCGAGGACGGCACCCCCTGTGTCACCCACGTCGGCCCGGATGGTGCTGGCCACTTCGTCAAGATGGTTCACAACGGCATCGAATACGCCGATATGCAGGTCATCGGCGAGGCCTACCAGCTGCTGCGCTTCGGCGCCGGCCTGACCCCGGCCGAGATCGCTGACGTATTCACCGAATGGAACGCCGGCGACCTCAACTCCTTCCTCATTGAAATCACCGCTGAGGTGCTGCGCCAGGTCGACGCCGAGACGGGCAAGCCGCTCGTCGACGTCATCCTCGATGCTGCTGGCCAGAAGGGCACCGGCCGCTGGACCGTCAAGGAGGCCCTGGACCTGGGCGTGCCGACCACCGGCATCGGCGAGGCTGTCTTCGCCCGCGCCCTGTCCTCCTCGCTCTCCCAGCGCAAGGCCGCCCAGGGCAACCTGCCGACCGGCGCTCTGAAGTCCTTCGAGGACCTCGGCGTGGAGAAGGCCGAGTTCGTCGAGGAGGTCCGCAAGGCCCTCTACGCCTCCAAGCTCGTTGCTTACGCGCAGGGCTTCGACGAGGTCAAGGCCGGCTCCATCGAGCACGACTGGGGCATCAACCCGGGCGACATGGCCATGATCTGGCGCGCCGGCTGCATCATCCGCGCCGTCTTCCTGGAGCGCATCAAGGAAGCCTACGACAACAACCCGGAGCTGGAGTCCCTGCTGCTGGATCCGTACTTCAACGGCGAGCTCGCCGACCTGATGGATGCCTGGCGCAACGTGGTCGTCTACTCGACCCAGCTCGGCCTCGGCGCCCCGGTGTTCACCTCCTCCCTGGCGTACTACGACTCCCTGCGGGCTGAGCGCCTGCCGGCGGCCATCGTCCAGGGCCAGCGTGACTTCTTCGGTGCGCACACCTACAAGCGCATCGACAAGGAAGGCACCTTCCACACCGAGTGGTCCGGTGACCGCTCCGAGACGACGCTGAGCTAG
- a CDS encoding class I SAM-dependent DNA methyltransferase: MPTWKEISDANPNHSENYARRWKMLQSQGNDIYGEARLVDAMAGRGSTILDAGCGTGRLGAYLIKQGHTVVGTDIDPVLIEHAKRDVPEARFYVGDLSADEIPVTDVDIAVSAGNVMGFLAPDGRDAALANIFRSLKPKGRAVIGFGAGRGWGFDDFLDTARRAGFAVDAVFESWDLNPFTEESTFLVALLSKPA; encoded by the coding sequence ATGCCAACGTGGAAAGAAATCAGCGACGCAAACCCCAACCACTCAGAAAACTACGCTAGGCGCTGGAAGATGTTGCAATCTCAAGGCAACGACATCTACGGGGAAGCCCGGTTGGTTGACGCGATGGCCGGGCGCGGGTCGACGATCCTTGACGCCGGCTGCGGCACCGGCCGCCTCGGCGCGTACCTCATCAAGCAGGGGCACACTGTGGTGGGCACTGACATCGATCCGGTGCTCATCGAGCACGCTAAGCGCGACGTCCCCGAGGCCCGCTTCTACGTCGGCGACCTCAGCGCCGACGAGATCCCGGTGACGGACGTGGACATTGCGGTGAGTGCCGGCAACGTCATGGGGTTTCTCGCACCCGACGGCCGCGACGCGGCGCTGGCCAACATCTTCCGCAGCCTCAAGCCCAAAGGGCGGGCCGTCATTGGCTTCGGCGCTGGCCGCGGGTGGGGGTTTGACGACTTCCTCGACACCGCTCGCCGCGCCGGATTCGCTGTCGATGCCGTCTTCGAGAGCTGGGACCTCAACCCCTTCACCGAGGAGTCTACGTTCCTCGTCGCCCTGCTCTCTAAGCCGGCCTAG